A DNA window from Xyrauchen texanus isolate HMW12.3.18 chromosome 6, RBS_HiC_50CHRs, whole genome shotgun sequence contains the following coding sequences:
- the LOC127644744 gene encoding LIM/homeobox protein Lhx8-like isoform X2, which translates to MYWKNEQTTSKDSPGKNTVKSQELFEEVSCSSSSSLSPSSSPHAMTDKAICTSCGTEIVDKYLLKVNDMCWHVRCLSCSVCQTSLGRHISCYIKEREIFCKLDYFRKYGTRCAHCGRNIHSNDWVRRAKGNTYHLACFACFSCKRQLSTGEEFALVDERVLCRVHYDCMLDNLKRAMENGKGVNVERAVPSEQEVNQPKPAKRARTSFTADQLQVMQAQFAQDNNPDAQTLQKLAERTGLSRRVIQVWFQNCRARHKKHVSPNHSSTAPVSSLQPARLSPPLIDDPQYTAFAPVDTPMLTALHSYMDGTLCSDGILLYH; encoded by the exons ATGTACTggaaaaatgaacaaacaacatcGAAAGACAGCCCTGGCAAGAACACC gtcaaATCTCAGGAGCTGTTTGAAGAAGTATCGTGTTCTTCGTCGTCGTCTCTGTCGCCCAGCTCTTCACCTCATGCCATGACAGATAAAGCCATCTGTACCAGCTGTGGAACTGAGATAGTCGACAAATATCTGCTCAAG GTGAACGACATGTGCTGGCACGTGAGATGCCTGTCGTGCAGCGTGTGCCAAACATCTCTGGGCAGACACATCAGCTGttatataaaagagagagagatattctgCAAATTGGATTACTTCAG GAAATACGGGACACGTTGTGCTCATTGTGGCAGGAACATACATTCAAATGATTGGGTCCGTAGAGCAAAAGGGAACACCTACCACCTGGCTTGTTTCGCCTGTTTCTCCTGTAAGAGGCAGCTGTCCACAGGAGAAGAGTTTGCCTTGGTGGATGAGAGAGTTCTGTGTCGAGTGCACTATGATTGCATGCTGGACAACCTGAAACGGGCCATGGAGAATG GAAAAGGAGTGAATGTGGAGAGAGCTGTTCCCTCTGAGCAGGAAGTGAATCAACCTAAGCCGGCCAAGAGGGCACGCACAAGTTTCACAGCAGACCAGCTTCAG GTAATGCAAGCCCAGTTTGCTCAGGACAACAATCCAGATGCACAGACTTTACAAAAGTTGGCAGAAAGAACCGGTCTTAGCCGGAGGGTTATTCAG GTTTGGTTCCAGAACTGTCGAGCTCGTCATAAGAAGCATGTGAGCCCAAATCACTCGTCCACTGCACCAGTGTCATCTCTGCAGCCTGCCAGACTATCTCCGCCTCTAATAGATGACCCTCAGTACACCGCTTTCGCCCCTGTGGACACTCCTATGCTCACTGCTCTACACTCCTATATGGATGGTACCTTATGCTCTGATGGGATATTACTGTACCACTGA
- the LOC127644744 gene encoding LIM/homeobox protein Lhx8-like isoform X1 — translation MLASSGDSVLCTPRATRAPPETNEEVKSQELFEEVSCSSSSSLSPSSSPHAMTDKAICTSCGTEIVDKYLLKVNDMCWHVRCLSCSVCQTSLGRHISCYIKEREIFCKLDYFRKYGTRCAHCGRNIHSNDWVRRAKGNTYHLACFACFSCKRQLSTGEEFALVDERVLCRVHYDCMLDNLKRAMENGKGVNVERAVPSEQEVNQPKPAKRARTSFTADQLQVMQAQFAQDNNPDAQTLQKLAERTGLSRRVIQVWFQNCRARHKKHVSPNHSSTAPVSSLQPARLSPPLIDDPQYTAFAPVDTPMLTALHSYMDGTLCSDGILLYH, via the exons ATGCTCGCGAGCTCTGGAGATTCAGTCCTCTGTACACCTCGCGCCACACGAGCGCCTCCGGAAACAAACGAAGAG gtcaaATCTCAGGAGCTGTTTGAAGAAGTATCGTGTTCTTCGTCGTCGTCTCTGTCGCCCAGCTCTTCACCTCATGCCATGACAGATAAAGCCATCTGTACCAGCTGTGGAACTGAGATAGTCGACAAATATCTGCTCAAG GTGAACGACATGTGCTGGCACGTGAGATGCCTGTCGTGCAGCGTGTGCCAAACATCTCTGGGCAGACACATCAGCTGttatataaaagagagagagatattctgCAAATTGGATTACTTCAG GAAATACGGGACACGTTGTGCTCATTGTGGCAGGAACATACATTCAAATGATTGGGTCCGTAGAGCAAAAGGGAACACCTACCACCTGGCTTGTTTCGCCTGTTTCTCCTGTAAGAGGCAGCTGTCCACAGGAGAAGAGTTTGCCTTGGTGGATGAGAGAGTTCTGTGTCGAGTGCACTATGATTGCATGCTGGACAACCTGAAACGGGCCATGGAGAATG GAAAAGGAGTGAATGTGGAGAGAGCTGTTCCCTCTGAGCAGGAAGTGAATCAACCTAAGCCGGCCAAGAGGGCACGCACAAGTTTCACAGCAGACCAGCTTCAG GTAATGCAAGCCCAGTTTGCTCAGGACAACAATCCAGATGCACAGACTTTACAAAAGTTGGCAGAAAGAACCGGTCTTAGCCGGAGGGTTATTCAG GTTTGGTTCCAGAACTGTCGAGCTCGTCATAAGAAGCATGTGAGCCCAAATCACTCGTCCACTGCACCAGTGTCATCTCTGCAGCCTGCCAGACTATCTCCGCCTCTAATAGATGACCCTCAGTACACCGCTTTCGCCCCTGTGGACACTCCTATGCTCACTGCTCTACACTCCTATATGGATGGTACCTTATGCTCTGATGGGATATTACTGTACCACTGA